In Calothrix sp. PCC 7507, one DNA window encodes the following:
- a CDS encoding methyltransferase, TIGR04325 family translates to MKRVIKAIPFTKATYQYFQKLNYERWFATEGYSCFRGVFDNFEQAIESAPKTKPLGYDHDQLAKEYQRMAELGNWEYSKRVITTYDYPVLFWLNNILASNNINTIFDFGGNVGIHFYAYKKYLNLDNLTWTVCDVSAIINAGEQLAQKREEQNLLFTSSFQDANNKNIFVASGSVQYIEDFFLKIAHLCTKPIHILLNRLPIYAGKEFVTLQNGGQVFYPQYVFNHQSFVAKFSNLGYELIDIWEDRVDSCIIPFYPENSVPLYHGIYFKLRHL, encoded by the coding sequence ATGAAGAGAGTGATTAAGGCAATTCCGTTTACAAAAGCGACATACCAATATTTTCAGAAGTTAAACTATGAACGTTGGTTTGCTACTGAAGGATATAGTTGTTTCCGGGGAGTTTTTGATAACTTTGAGCAAGCCATTGAATCAGCACCTAAAACTAAACCTCTTGGTTATGATCATGATCAGCTTGCTAAAGAATATCAACGAATGGCGGAGTTAGGAAATTGGGAATATAGTAAACGTGTGATTACTACCTACGATTATCCTGTTTTATTTTGGTTGAATAATATCTTGGCATCTAATAATATAAATACCATTTTTGATTTTGGTGGTAATGTAGGTATTCATTTTTATGCTTATAAAAAGTATTTAAATTTAGATAACTTGACATGGACAGTTTGTGATGTGTCTGCAATCATTAATGCAGGCGAGCAACTAGCTCAAAAAAGAGAGGAACAAAATTTATTATTTACTTCATCTTTCCAAGATGCCAATAATAAAAATATTTTTGTGGCATCAGGTTCAGTGCAATATATAGAAGATTTCTTTTTAAAGATAGCTCATTTATGTACTAAGCCTATACATATTTTGCTCAACCGTTTACCTATATATGCTGGCAAAGAATTTGTGACCTTACAAAATGGTGGACAGGTTTTTTACCCTCAATATGTATTCAATCATCAAAGTTTTGTTGCCAAATTCAGTAACCTTGGCTATGAATTAATTGATATTTGGGAAGACAGGGTAGATAGCTGTATAATTCCCTTTTATCCTGAGAATTCAGTGCCTTTATATCATGGAATTTATTTTAAATTACGGCATTTATAA
- a CDS encoding ABC transporter permease — MNSQKITSQPELVIEAGRTERQYWQDIWRYRELLYFLAWRDILVRYKQTVIGIAWALIRPFLTMVVFSVVFGQLAKLPSEGVPYPILVFTAMLPWQFFANALSESSNSLISNANLISKVYFPRLIVPISAVIVSFVDFMISGIILLGLMACYNFVPSWQILTLPLFIILAFAASIGVGLWLSALTVEYRDFRYIVPFIVQFGLYISPVGFSSRIVPENLRLLYSINPMVGVIDGFRWAILAGESKLYWPGFILSVALVIFLLSSGIWYFRKTERTFADVI, encoded by the coding sequence ATGAATAGCCAAAAAATCACATCCCAGCCAGAGTTAGTGATTGAAGCTGGACGTACAGAGCGCCAATATTGGCAAGATATATGGCGCTATCGTGAACTCTTATATTTTCTAGCTTGGCGTGACATTTTGGTACGCTACAAGCAGACAGTAATTGGCATAGCCTGGGCACTAATTCGACCATTTTTAACGATGGTGGTATTTAGTGTCGTGTTTGGACAATTAGCAAAATTACCATCAGAGGGAGTGCCATATCCAATTTTAGTATTTACCGCCATGTTACCCTGGCAGTTTTTTGCCAATGCACTGAGTGAATCTAGCAACAGTTTAATTAGCAATGCCAATTTGATATCTAAAGTTTATTTTCCCCGTCTAATAGTGCCCATCAGTGCGGTAATTGTCAGTTTTGTAGACTTTATGATTTCTGGCATCATTTTGTTGGGACTAATGGCTTGCTATAACTTTGTTCCCAGTTGGCAAATATTAACACTGCCTTTATTTATTATCCTAGCCTTTGCCGCTTCTATAGGAGTAGGGTTATGGCTATCAGCGTTAACTGTAGAATATCGTGATTTCCGTTATATTGTGCCATTTATTGTTCAGTTTGGCTTATATATATCGCCTGTAGGCTTTAGTAGCAGGATTGTGCCTGAGAATTTACGTTTGCTCTATTCTATCAACCCAATGGTTGGTGTAATTGACGGCTTTCGCTGGGCAATTTTAGCTGGAGAATCAAAACTATATTGGCCTGGATTTATCCTATCTGTAGCATTAGTTATTTTCTTACTATCAAGTGGTATCTGGTACTTCCGTAAAACAGAACGGACGTTTGCTGACGTAATTTAG
- a CDS encoding polysaccharide biosynthesis tyrosine autokinase — protein MENNSSQFANSDQKRNALSQYLQTQFFPVSEEPGNDWNFQEFLSIVRRRSLVISGVATVVMITFLVGMKLNQKAPEYKGSFRLLVEPVNEDTKVLEIVKDPNIGQITSLDYESQIQVLKSPEMMGSIIKRLQAYYPDITYDSLNKYLTIIRLDETKIIEVSYRSQNPHKIKFVLDRIAQDYIKYSSEKRQTKLTQGIKFVEKQLPLIQNRVDRIQQELQIFRQKYDFIDPETQASQITVQVSSLSEQRQKIDRELAQARSNLAILQEKDGEKAALNNAVLYQQLLIQIRQLDAQIATESTRLQEENPSIQILQEKRKSLLLLLNQEAKRFLDVKFAELLTQVQTLEVQSQEIAKVEQKLEEKRKQLPILARQYTELQRKFQISTESLNRFLSTRENLQIQISQTKLGWQLIQAPNQPQKPVVIADVRRNLLVGLGMSLASGIGIALLMEKFDKTYHNIHALKENIKLPLLGNIPFEQQVQNSQRQTSNPIIPAVRVPDPLPAGVSALSVIPNEDYSNYSAQFLEALRVLCTNIQLLNCDRPIHSIITASAMPGDGKSTIAFHLAQIATAMGQRVLLVDANLRQPVIHTLSDLNNLWGLSNLISSNLPIGEVIQQLPSMNQLSVITAGAIPLDPTKLLSSDKMKQLMADFHDTFDLVIYDVPPLLKLADANLLAPHTDGILLVVRIDQTNSSIVQRTLDNLTISPVNVLGVVGNGQKSNVSDY, from the coding sequence ATGGAGAATAATTCCTCACAGTTTGCAAATTCTGATCAGAAGAGAAATGCTTTATCTCAATATCTACAGACACAATTTTTTCCGGTGTCTGAAGAACCAGGAAATGATTGGAATTTTCAGGAATTTCTGAGTATTGTACGACGGCGATCGCTAGTAATTTCCGGGGTAGCTACTGTTGTAATGATTACTTTTTTAGTCGGGATGAAGCTCAACCAAAAAGCACCAGAATATAAAGGGAGTTTTCGGTTGTTAGTGGAACCTGTAAACGAAGACACGAAAGTTTTAGAAATAGTTAAAGACCCTAATATAGGACAGATTACTAGCCTAGATTATGAAAGTCAAATACAGGTGCTTAAGAGTCCAGAAATGATGGGGAGTATTATTAAAAGGTTGCAAGCTTATTATCCAGACATAACTTATGATTCTCTGAACAAATATTTAACTATTATTCGGCTAGATGAAACCAAGATTATAGAAGTCAGTTATCGAAGTCAAAATCCTCATAAGATTAAATTCGTCCTAGATAGAATTGCTCAGGATTACATCAAATACAGTTCTGAAAAACGACAAACAAAATTGACTCAGGGAATTAAGTTTGTTGAAAAACAACTGCCATTAATACAGAATCGAGTTGATAGGATTCAACAAGAATTACAAATTTTTCGCCAAAAATATGATTTTATTGACCCAGAAACCCAGGCATCACAAATTACTGTTCAAGTTAGTTCATTATCTGAACAAAGACAAAAAATTGACCGGGAGTTAGCACAAGCTCGTAGTAATTTGGCTATTCTACAAGAAAAAGATGGTGAGAAAGCAGCACTAAATAATGCTGTGTTATATCAGCAGTTATTAATTCAAATACGCCAATTAGATGCTCAGATTGCTACCGAATCAACTCGTTTACAGGAAGAAAATCCTAGCATTCAAATATTACAGGAGAAACGAAAAAGTTTATTACTATTGCTTAACCAAGAAGCAAAGCGTTTTTTAGATGTGAAATTTGCCGAGTTACTAACTCAGGTACAAACTCTAGAAGTGCAGAGTCAAGAAATAGCTAAAGTAGAACAAAAACTTGAAGAAAAACGTAAACAACTGCCAATCCTAGCACGGCAATACACAGAACTACAGCGAAAATTTCAAATTAGTACTGAAAGCTTAAATCGGTTTCTATCCACTCGCGAAAACCTCCAAATTCAAATATCACAAACAAAACTTGGTTGGCAGTTAATTCAGGCACCAAATCAGCCTCAAAAACCCGTAGTTATTGCAGATGTTAGACGTAATCTATTAGTAGGATTAGGTATGAGTTTAGCTAGCGGAATTGGTATAGCCTTACTGATGGAAAAGTTTGATAAGACATACCACAATATCCATGCTTTGAAAGAGAATATCAAGTTACCGTTGTTAGGAAATATTCCCTTTGAACAGCAAGTTCAAAATAGTCAACGCCAAACTTCCAATCCAATAATACCTGCTGTTAGAGTACCTGATCCATTACCAGCAGGCGTTTCTGCGCTGAGTGTCATCCCCAATGAAGACTACAGCAACTACTCAGCACAATTTTTAGAAGCTTTACGGGTATTGTGTACTAATATTCAACTACTCAATTGCGATCGCCCAATTCACTCTATAATTACAGCTTCCGCTATGCCTGGCGATGGTAAGTCTACAATTGCCTTCCATCTGGCGCAAATAGCTACGGCAATGGGACAGCGAGTGCTACTGGTGGATGCCAATCTACGTCAACCTGTAATCCACACCTTATCAGATTTAAATAACCTGTGGGGACTGAGTAATTTAATTTCTAGCAACTTGCCAATTGGGGAAGTGATTCAGCAATTACCTTCTATGAATCAATTATCTGTGATTACTGCAGGCGCTATACCATTAGACCCAACAAAGTTGCTTTCTTCAGACAAAATGAAGCAATTGATGGCAGATTTTCATGACACCTTTGACTTGGTAATTTATGATGTTCCCCCCTTGCTGAAACTCGCTGATGCTAATCTGCTAGCACCCCATACTGATGGTATTTTGCTAGTAGTAAGAATTGATCAAACAAACTCTTCGATAGTACAGCGAACTTTGGATAATCTCACAATTTCTCCCGTGAACGTCTTAGGTGTTGTTGGCAATGGTCAAAAGAGCAATGTCAGTGATTATTAA
- a CDS encoding glycosyltransferase family 4 protein has translation MRLNEWINQKTFQSISTRLEVKEKHALQTQQSIKLSVITQFFPPDYAATGQLIDELVKYLGQQGIDIEVFTSQPGYAFQSPIAPAVEHSGSVRIQRSRTAQLWPGRIRGKTVNGVLYTLRAALYMLRAWRRSNVLLLTTAPPFLPVIGYLIHLLFRLPYVCILYDLYPDIAIALGVISKRNWLARCWQTINQQIWLNAKGIVVLSPAMKQQVAANYPQIAEKISVIQSWADPEWIMPIAKQENWFAWKYNLVKKFTVLYSGNMGRCHDMTTILAAAKQLQDEPIQFVCIGGGAKRDDLIEEVNQLGLSNFLFLPYQDKQVLPYSLTACDLSLVSVDASTESLIVPSKLYSALASGRPVAVICSHRSYLRQLIAEANCGGTFDNGDSQGLAEFIRLLYSDRQLGESMGRAGRQYLRSHFTPKIISQQYFDVLQQAILSDGAIAMSQSHTQ, from the coding sequence ATGAGACTTAATGAATGGATTAATCAAAAAACGTTTCAATCCATTTCTACTCGGTTAGAAGTGAAAGAGAAACATGCTCTACAAACTCAACAATCTATCAAATTGTCTGTAATCACCCAATTTTTTCCTCCAGACTATGCTGCTACGGGACAGTTAATTGACGAACTTGTGAAATATTTAGGACAACAAGGCATAGACATTGAGGTGTTTACAAGTCAACCAGGATATGCGTTTCAATCTCCTATAGCTCCAGCAGTGGAACACTCAGGTAGTGTGCGAATTCAGCGATCGCGTACTGCTCAACTCTGGCCGGGAAGGATTCGCGGCAAAACCGTCAATGGTGTGTTATATACTTTACGCGCTGCGCTGTATATGCTGCGAGCTTGGCGGCGCAGCAATGTCTTGTTACTAACTACTGCTCCCCCATTTTTGCCAGTTATTGGTTATTTAATTCATCTGTTGTTCCGACTTCCCTATGTCTGCATACTTTATGACCTGTATCCAGATATTGCGATCGCTTTAGGGGTAATCTCTAAGCGGAATTGGCTAGCACGATGCTGGCAAACTATTAATCAACAGATTTGGCTAAATGCTAAGGGTATTGTGGTTCTGAGTCCAGCGATGAAACAGCAAGTGGCAGCGAATTATCCCCAAATTGCTGAGAAAATTTCTGTGATTCAAAGTTGGGCAGATCCTGAATGGATTATGCCTATTGCCAAACAAGAAAATTGGTTTGCTTGGAAATATAACCTAGTGAAAAAGTTCACCGTACTCTACTCCGGCAATATGGGTAGATGTCATGATATGACCACTATATTGGCAGCTGCGAAACAACTACAAGATGAGCCGATTCAGTTTGTATGTATTGGTGGTGGAGCAAAACGCGATGACCTGATTGAAGAGGTAAATCAATTAGGTTTGAGCAACTTCTTATTTCTACCTTATCAAGATAAGCAGGTACTACCGTATTCTCTCACAGCTTGTGATTTGTCACTTGTGAGTGTAGATGCATCAACAGAAAGTTTAATTGTACCTAGCAAACTGTATTCAGCTTTAGCATCAGGACGACCAGTAGCGGTGATTTGTTCACATCGTTCATATCTGAGGCAACTGATTGCAGAAGCCAACTGTGGCGGCACATTTGATAATGGAGACAGTCAAGGTCTGGCTGAATTTATTCGCTTGCTCTACAGCGATCGCCAATTAGGTGAAAGTATGGGTAGAGCAGGCCGGCAATATTTGCGATCGCACTTTACACCAAAGATTATATCTCAACAATACTTTGATGTTTTGCAACAAGCAATCTTATCGGATGGGGCGATCGCTATGTCTCAAAGTCATACACAGTAA
- a CDS encoding glycosyltransferase family 1 protein: MKVGISIGNLTQEIGGGYTFESEIFQSLVNFGSQGGHNFVIYSWDKEAPTEVLSSPHLEFVSLQRDIKQRLIDQLSRRAIAIQEKIKNSHAEFTIKQWQEQLLLDYLRKNGVDITWSFVHGCMSMEMPYITTVWDLQHRLQPYFPEVSVEGEWDRREHIECSTRLRRAAFVITGTKVGKSEIEYFYQVPRERIKVLPFPTPQFALNHRIDDEINIFQKYQIPQQYLFYPAQFWANKNHINLLLAIKYLLDKYGLEFPVVFVGSDHGNQTYVQEIVTELNLNKQVYFLGFVPQKDVISLYKNAFALTYMTFFGPDNLPPLEAFALGCPVIASKVSGAEEQLEDAALLVDPKDPEHIASAIKSLWDHKELRQTLIQRGAKRAAKWTGKDYIQGVFSILDEFQAIRRCWSNTKPYYRNSI, translated from the coding sequence ATGAAAGTTGGTATATCTATAGGAAATTTAACCCAAGAAATCGGCGGCGGTTATACCTTTGAGTCAGAAATATTTCAATCATTGGTCAATTTTGGTTCACAAGGTGGTCATAATTTTGTCATTTATAGCTGGGATAAAGAAGCTCCTACAGAAGTTTTATCATCTCCACATCTTGAATTTGTCTCGCTTCAAAGAGATATAAAACAACGTTTGATTGATCAGCTTTCTAGGAGGGCGATCGCTATTCAGGAAAAAATTAAAAATTCTCATGCAGAATTTACTATTAAACAATGGCAAGAGCAGTTGCTTTTGGATTATCTCAGGAAAAATGGTGTTGATATAACTTGGTCATTTGTACATGGTTGTATGTCTATGGAGATGCCTTATATTACTACTGTATGGGACTTGCAACACCGATTACAACCATATTTTCCAGAAGTCAGTGTAGAAGGAGAATGGGATCGTCGGGAACACATAGAGTGTTCTACAAGATTAAGACGAGCTGCATTTGTAATCACCGGAACTAAAGTAGGAAAATCTGAAATTGAGTATTTTTATCAAGTGCCTAGAGAGAGAATCAAAGTTTTGCCATTTCCCACACCTCAGTTTGCTTTAAATCACAGGATTGATGATGAGATAAATATATTTCAGAAATATCAAATCCCCCAACAATATTTATTCTATCCCGCTCAGTTTTGGGCAAACAAAAATCATATTAACTTATTATTAGCAATCAAGTATTTACTTGATAAATATGGTCTTGAGTTTCCAGTCGTATTTGTTGGTTCCGATCATGGCAATCAAACATATGTCCAAGAAATAGTCACAGAGCTTAATTTAAACAAGCAAGTTTATTTTCTAGGGTTTGTACCTCAAAAAGATGTCATATCTCTTTATAAAAATGCATTTGCTCTCACATATATGACATTCTTTGGCCCTGACAATTTACCTCCATTAGAAGCATTTGCACTGGGCTGTCCTGTAATTGCATCAAAAGTTTCAGGTGCTGAAGAACAGTTAGAAGATGCTGCTTTATTGGTAGATCCAAAAGACCCAGAACACATTGCCAGCGCTATTAAATCACTTTGGGATCACAAAGAATTACGTCAAACTTTAATTCAGCGTGGAGCAAAAAGGGCTGCAAAATGGACTGGAAAAGATTACATACAAGGTGTCTTCTCAATACTTGATGAATTCCAAGCTATTCGGCGTTGTTGGAGTAATACAAAACCTTACTATAGGAATTCAATTTGA
- a CDS encoding DegT/DnrJ/EryC1/StrS aminotransferase family protein has protein sequence MNLIPVNEPLLNGNEKKYLNECIETGWISSEGPFVKQFEELFASRMGRRHGIAVSNGSVALEAAVVALGISHGDEVILPTFTIISCAAAIVRAGAIPVVVDCQPDTWNMDVSQIEAKITPKTKAIMVVHIYGLPVDMEPLLILANRYGLQIIEDAAQMHGQIYKGRPCGSFGAISTFSFYPNKHITTGEGGMVLTDDDNLAEHCRALRNLCFQPQKRFLHEELGWNLRLSNLQAALGVAQLERLDEFVLRKRHIGQRYTELLSNIPSLQLPLPQTDYADNIYWVYGLVLKDDVPFDAEEAMRRLAQHKIGTRPFFWCMHEQPVFRNKRLFDGVSCPVAERIARRGFYIPSGMALTDVQIEQVVEIIIKILK, from the coding sequence ATGAACTTAATTCCAGTCAACGAGCCATTATTGAATGGTAATGAGAAAAAATACCTGAATGAGTGCATTGAAACAGGTTGGATTTCTTCTGAAGGGCCATTTGTCAAACAATTTGAAGAGCTATTTGCTTCCCGTATGGGACGCAGACATGGCATTGCTGTCAGTAATGGTTCTGTTGCTCTCGAAGCTGCAGTTGTTGCATTAGGAATCAGTCACGGGGATGAAGTCATTCTGCCCACATTCACAATTATTTCTTGTGCTGCTGCTATTGTTCGCGCTGGTGCTATACCGGTGGTGGTAGATTGTCAGCCTGACACCTGGAATATGGATGTTAGCCAGATTGAAGCCAAAATCACACCTAAAACTAAAGCAATCATGGTTGTTCATATCTATGGATTACCTGTAGATATGGAACCATTGTTAATTTTGGCTAACAGATATGGGCTACAAATTATTGAAGATGCAGCCCAGATGCACGGACAAATCTATAAAGGTCGTCCCTGCGGTAGTTTTGGTGCTATTAGTACTTTTAGCTTTTACCCAAACAAGCACATCACCACTGGCGAAGGCGGAATGGTGCTGACCGATGATGACAACTTAGCAGAGCATTGTCGTGCTTTACGCAATTTGTGCTTCCAACCCCAAAAACGTTTTCTTCATGAAGAATTAGGCTGGAATTTGCGTTTGAGCAATTTGCAAGCGGCTTTGGGAGTGGCTCAACTGGAACGATTAGACGAATTTGTGCTGCGTAAACGACACATTGGCCAACGCTACACAGAACTACTATCAAACATACCTAGTTTACAACTGCCGTTACCACAAACAGACTATGCAGATAACATTTATTGGGTATATGGTTTGGTGTTGAAAGATGACGTACCTTTTGATGCAGAAGAGGCGATGCGGCGTCTAGCTCAACATAAAATAGGCACTCGTCCTTTTTTTTGGTGTATGCATGAACAGCCAGTTTTCCGCAACAAAAGATTGTTTGATGGAGTGTCTTGTCCTGTAGCAGAAAGAATTGCTCGTCGTGGTTTTTATATTCCTAGTGGGATGGCATTGACGGATGTACAAATTGAGCAAGTAGTAGAGATTATTATCAAAATCCTAAAATGA
- a CDS encoding glycosyltransferase: MKSPPLVSIVIPCYNAEYFLNETLESVFSQTWQNFEVIVIDDGSSDSTASVIRSFGSRIKAEFCSNHGVSAARNRGTELARGEFIQYLDADDLLTPDALEKRVKALVNSNADVAYSDWQKLEEGEEKNFYLGKIIARRIEDVHDDLQIALFTDFWAPPAALLYHRRTVEAIGFWNESLPIIQDARFLLDAALVGAKFIHVPGVQANYRVHKTAISLSCCNSASFVQDCFQNACQVEKIWKANGGINSKQLVALENVYGQIARFFFEHDRLKFYEVLAKIHNINPNYLPAGSKALRYLAKWFGYEQAEAIALAYRQAKRILVK, encoded by the coding sequence ATGAAATCACCTCCCTTAGTTTCAATAGTAATTCCTTGTTATAATGCCGAATATTTTCTAAATGAAACTTTAGAAAGTGTTTTCTCTCAAACTTGGCAAAACTTTGAGGTTATTGTAATCGATGATGGTTCATCTGATAGTACTGCAAGCGTTATCCGCTCATTTGGCTCAAGAATAAAAGCTGAATTTTGTTCTAATCATGGTGTTAGTGCCGCACGTAACCGAGGTACTGAACTTGCCAGAGGTGAGTTTATTCAATATTTGGATGCAGATGATCTATTAACCCCAGATGCTTTAGAAAAAAGAGTGAAAGCTTTAGTTAATAGTAATGCTGATGTAGCCTATTCAGACTGGCAAAAACTAGAAGAAGGTGAGGAGAAAAATTTTTATCTAGGTAAGATCATAGCTAGAAGGATTGAAGATGTTCATGATGACTTACAAATTGCATTATTTACGGATTTTTGGGCACCACCTGCTGCTTTACTTTATCACCGTCGAACTGTAGAAGCAATTGGGTTTTGGAATGAATCTCTACCCATAATTCAAGATGCTCGCTTTTTGTTAGATGCAGCATTAGTAGGGGCTAAGTTTATTCATGTGCCTGGTGTACAAGCAAATTATCGAGTTCATAAAACCGCTATTAGTTTATCATGCTGTAATTCAGCTAGCTTTGTTCAAGATTGTTTCCAGAATGCTTGCCAAGTTGAGAAGATATGGAAAGCTAATGGTGGAATAAATTCCAAACAACTTGTTGCATTAGAGAATGTTTACGGACAAATAGCCCGATTCTTTTTTGAACACGATCGCCTAAAGTTTTACGAAGTCCTAGCTAAAATTCACAACATCAATCCCAACTATCTTCCTGCTGGTTCAAAAGCTTTGCGATATCTGGCAAAATGGTTTGGCTATGAGCAGGCTGAGGCGATCGCTTTGGCTTATCGTCAAGCTAAACGAATTTTAGTTAAATAG
- a CDS encoding polysaccharide ABC transporter ATP-binding protein — protein sequence MSDTVIRVENLGKKYIIGHQQEGARYKALRDVITDGAKSITKKLINPATQKISDPNREEFWALNDVSFEIKQGEAIGIIGRNGAGKSTLLKILSRITEPTVGCITIKGRVASLLEVGTGFHPELTGRENIYLNGVILGMNKTEIKKKFDEIVDFAEVEKFLDTPVKRYSSGMYVRLAFAVAAHLEPEILIVDEVLAVGDSGFQKKCLGKMEDVTTKQGRTVLFVSHSMQAISQFTKHCILLSQGSVKFDGHTDKAVRLYIAGQKAFGEQAAYYQSPTNKIGNYLAWARVNPSEREGIHICGKPITFEFALHITQPHESLWFSFQVVNDLQQAICIFWFDDSRATFRREPGTFILRCQIPKFRLYMGSYTLATWFAERRSNTVLEYLTNICPFEVSMHSIQRDEYEWEPDECTYLEDATWEAVKFIDGKNNK from the coding sequence GTGTCAGACACAGTAATTCGCGTAGAAAACTTAGGTAAAAAATATATTATTGGACATCAGCAAGAAGGTGCCAGATATAAAGCCCTTAGAGATGTAATTACTGATGGAGCCAAGTCTATTACTAAAAAGCTTATCAACCCAGCCACTCAAAAAATATCTGACCCAAATCGTGAGGAATTTTGGGCATTAAATGATGTTTCTTTTGAGATTAAACAAGGTGAAGCTATTGGTATTATTGGACGTAATGGAGCAGGTAAATCGACCCTATTAAAAATTCTGAGCAGAATTACAGAACCTACCGTTGGATGCATCACTATTAAAGGACGAGTAGCAAGTTTATTAGAAGTAGGGACAGGATTTCATCCCGAATTGACTGGGCGAGAAAACATCTACCTTAACGGTGTGATTCTGGGGATGAATAAAACTGAGATCAAGAAAAAATTCGATGAGATTGTGGACTTTGCTGAAGTAGAGAAATTTTTAGATACTCCAGTTAAACGCTACTCCTCTGGGATGTATGTCCGCCTTGCTTTTGCAGTCGCAGCCCATTTAGAACCAGAGATTTTAATTGTCGATGAAGTCCTAGCCGTAGGCGATTCTGGATTTCAAAAAAAGTGCTTGGGAAAAATGGAAGATGTCACTACAAAACAAGGACGAACGGTCTTATTTGTTAGTCATAGTATGCAAGCTATTTCCCAATTTACTAAGCACTGTATACTGCTATCTCAAGGTAGCGTGAAATTTGATGGACATACCGACAAAGCAGTAAGGTTATATATCGCTGGACAAAAAGCATTTGGTGAACAAGCAGCTTATTATCAATCCCCTACAAATAAAATAGGAAATTACTTAGCTTGGGCGCGTGTAAATCCTTCCGAAAGAGAGGGTATACACATTTGCGGAAAACCTATAACTTTCGAGTTTGCACTACACATAACTCAACCCCATGAAAGCCTATGGTTTAGTTTTCAAGTAGTTAATGATTTACAACAAGCTATTTGTATTTTCTGGTTTGATGATTCCCGCGCTACTTTTCGTCGAGAGCCAGGAACATTTATTCTCAGATGCCAAATACCAAAATTTAGGCTTTATATGGGTTCATACACTTTAGCAACTTGGTTTGCCGAACGCCGTAGCAATACTGTATTAGAATACCTCACTAATATTTGTCCATTTGAAGTTAGTATGCACAGTATTCAGCGCGATGAATACGAATGGGAACCGGATGAATGTACTTACTTAGAAGATGCTACTTGGGAAGCAGTTAAATTCATAGATGGAAAAAATAACAAATAA
- a CDS encoding class I SAM-dependent methyltransferase, translated as MNIFGTYARYYNLLYRDKDYAGEVQFVDGLLQNHAPTTKSILELGCGTGNHALLLARAGYEVHGVDLSAEMLQQASDRLSILPTDTASRLGFSVGDIRTIHLNQQFDAVISLFHVISYQTTNEDLEAAFATVKAHLKPGGVFIFDCWYGPAVLSDRPNIRVKRLEDEEIQITRIAEPVIYPNDNLVDVNYQIFIKDKNSGAVSDFHETHMMRYLFKPEIDLFFAKFKIKLLGYGELVTNRHPGFDTWGIYLVGKNQ; from the coding sequence ATGAACATATTTGGCACATATGCCCGCTATTATAATTTACTATACCGCGACAAAGACTATGCTGGAGAAGTACAGTTTGTAGATGGATTATTGCAAAATCATGCACCCACTACAAAATCAATCTTAGAACTAGGTTGCGGTACAGGAAATCATGCACTGCTATTAGCAAGAGCAGGATATGAAGTTCATGGGGTTGATTTGAGTGCGGAAATGCTACAGCAAGCAAGCGATCGCCTGTCTATTCTCCCGACTGATACAGCATCAAGACTGGGGTTTTCTGTAGGAGATATCCGGACTATCCATCTAAATCAGCAGTTTGATGCAGTCATCTCTCTATTCCATGTGATCAGCTATCAAACTACGAATGAAGACCTAGAAGCCGCATTTGCTACAGTTAAGGCTCATCTCAAACCTGGTGGTGTGTTCATTTTCGATTGTTGGTATGGGCCTGCTGTATTGAGCGATCGCCCAAATATTCGCGTTAAACGTTTAGAGGATGAAGAAATTCAAATTACCCGCATTGCAGAACCAGTAATATATCCTAACGATAACTTAGTTGATGTTAATTATCAAATTTTTATCAAGGATAAAAATAGCGGTGCTGTATCAGACTTTCATGAAACACACATGATGCGTTACTTATTTAAACCAGAAATAGACTTATTTTTTGCCAAATTTAAAATAAAGTTGCTTGGCTATGGTGAATTGGTAACTAATCGCCATCCAGGATTTGATACTTGGGGTATTTATTTAGTGGGTAAAAATCAATGA